The nucleotide sequence GCCGCCTACCCATTGCCAGTTGGTAAAAATCACAAAGGCAATCTCGCCGAGCGCTATGGTCGCTATGACAAAATAATGCCCCTTGATGCGAAAACAGGGATAACCCAGAATCGCCGATACGGACACGGACAAAAACATGCCTATGAGCATGCCTATCCACGGGTTCACGCCCGCCTCCAGCATCAGCATGGTCGACGTATAGGCGCCTATGCCGAAGTACAAAGCATGTCCCAGCGACACCTGCCCGGCGTAGCCGCCGAGTATGTTCCAGGCGCCGCCCAAAAGGGCGTACAGAAAGACCAATATCAATATATGCAAATAAAAAGTCTGTGCGACAAGCGCGGGCAATATGAGCAAAACGGCCAGTATGAACGCGGCAAACAGGCTATAAATGTTTTTCAGCATCATTGATTGGCACCTCCGCTCAGGCACTGCCCAAGAGTCCTTTCGGCCGGAATATGACGACAAGGAGATAGACGGTGAAAACTATGGAGTATTTATATGACGGATCCAGCAAAAACCCGGCCAGCGCCTCTATGAGGCCGATTATCAGCCCGGCCGCGAATGCGCCGGTTATACTGCCAAACCCGCCGAAAGCCACGACGATAAAGGTCAGAAAGCCGAAGATCGCGCCCACTTCGGGGAACACATAATAAAAATTAGCCAGAAGGCACCCGGCCACGCCCACGCAGGCGGCGCCTATCCCCCAAGCAAGGGCGAACATCTTGTTGGAATCTATGCCCATGAGCGTAGCGGCTTCGCGATTTTCCGCCACCGCCAGCAGCGCCCAGCCCGTGCGTGTTTTGGTGATGAAAAAATATACTGCGGCGAACATCACCACCGCGCCGATTGCGGCGATAAGCTGCGGCGTGGATATGAATATGCCGCCGATGTCAAGGCGCGTCGCCTGTAACGCCGTGGGAATGGTGCGAAAATCGATGCCGAAAATAAATTGCGCCAAGCCGCGCAAAAAAACCATAAGGCCAAAAGTGGCGAATATCTGCGCGAGCATGGGCGCGTTGAGCACTGGCTTTATCAGCAGCCGGTAGGTAACAATCCCCAGCAGAAACAGCGCCGCGACCACGAACGGCAAGGACTGGAGAGGGGAAAACCCAACGGCAATGCTTAGCACATACGCCAAAAACATGCTGATCATCAGGAAATCGCCGTGCGCGAAATTAACGATGTTGACGATTCCATAAATGACGGTCAGGCCAAGCGCGGTCAGAGTATAGATAGCCCCCCATAAGAGCCCGGTTACGATCGTTTGCCCAAGCATTATGTCAAAACTCATTTTAATGCGACGCCTCCTCAATTTAAGAACGCGGACGTAAAAATATTCCGTTCGGGGAAACAGCCCGCCCGGACTTCGTCGCAGTTACGGCGCCCGGGCAAAAACACAAGGCAGCTGAAGGCCGGCGTTTTTGAAATCATGGCAAGGTCATTTGCGTTTGCCCGAAAGCCCGGCAAGCAAAAGCGCCGTTTGC is from Acidaminococcales bacterium and encodes:
- a CDS encoding branched-chain amino acid ABC transporter permease yields the protein MSFDIMLGQTIVTGLLWGAIYTLTALGLTVIYGIVNIVNFAHGDFLMISMFLAYVLSIAVGFSPLQSLPFVVAALFLLGIVTYRLLIKPVLNAPMLAQIFATFGLMVFLRGLAQFIFGIDFRTIPTALQATRLDIGGIFISTPQLIAAIGAVVMFAAVYFFITKTRTGWALLAVAENREAATLMGIDSNKMFALAWGIGAACVGVAGCLLANFYYVFPEVGAIFGFLTFIVVAFGGFGSITGAFAAGLIIGLIEALAGFLLDPSYKYSIVFTVYLLVVIFRPKGLLGSA